The Burkholderia ambifaria AMMD genome has a segment encoding these proteins:
- a CDS encoding type II secretion system F family protein, with the protein MRPADLFALGAFVVILVIGLMLSALLDRARQAPEQRIRERMRRLAPSLAGREAGANATPGVALFNLPRRQGRVRAWLQRYVTRVRAVGGERGMRIVIASAIVGEIAAIVAMKLVALPSVLHPLIYVGLPLLAMRTSYRALVERFRLRFLEAFPDAIDLIVRAVRAGIPVTQAISTVGDSAAEPVRSTFRTMGDSLRVGVDLKDVLTQASDRLMIADFSFFTVYLLLQRETGGSLGETLDELSSIIRTRRDIRLKTRALTAEGRITTKIISAVPFVMIGALFLVNRSYVMLLFDTHAGHVMLTIAAVLLTIGLLTINKISKLDTAR; encoded by the coding sequence ATGAGGCCCGCCGACCTGTTCGCGCTCGGCGCGTTCGTCGTGATCCTCGTGATCGGCCTCATGCTGTCCGCGCTGCTCGATCGCGCGCGGCAGGCGCCGGAGCAGCGCATTCGCGAGCGGATGCGGCGCCTCGCGCCGTCGCTGGCGGGCCGCGAGGCCGGTGCCAACGCCACGCCCGGCGTCGCGCTGTTCAACCTGCCGCGCCGGCAGGGCCGCGTGCGTGCGTGGCTGCAGCGCTACGTGACGCGCGTGCGCGCGGTCGGCGGCGAGCGCGGGATGCGGATCGTCATCGCCAGCGCGATCGTCGGCGAGATCGCGGCGATCGTCGCGATGAAGCTCGTCGCGCTGCCGAGCGTCCTGCATCCACTGATCTACGTCGGGTTGCCGCTGCTGGCGATGCGCACCAGCTATCGCGCGCTGGTCGAGCGCTTCCGGCTGCGCTTTCTCGAAGCGTTCCCCGACGCGATCGACCTGATCGTGCGTGCGGTGCGCGCGGGCATTCCGGTCACGCAGGCGATCAGCACGGTCGGCGACAGCGCGGCGGAGCCGGTGCGCTCGACCTTCCGCACGATGGGCGACAGCCTGCGCGTGGGCGTGGATCTGAAGGACGTGCTGACGCAGGCGTCTGACCGGCTGATGATCGCGGACTTCTCGTTCTTCACCGTCTACCTGCTGCTGCAGCGCGAGACCGGCGGCAGCCTCGGCGAAACGCTCGACGAGTTGTCGAGCATCATCCGCACGCGCCGCGACATCCGCCTGAAAACGCGTGCGTTGACCGCCGAAGGGCGGATCACGACGAAGATCATTTCGGCCGTGCCGTTCGTGATGATCGGCGCGCTGTTCCTCGTGAACCGCTCGTACGTGATGCTGCTGTTCGACACGCACGCGGGCCACGTGATGCTGACGATCGCCGCCGTGCTGCTGACGATCGGACTGCTGACGATCAACAAGATCTCGAAACTGGATACCGCGCGATGA
- a CDS encoding type II secretion system F family protein, with amino-acid sequence MTMSMLAARGLELLLLIACVAAALATPGGGTRRRIAARVQQAAGQRSLSLAAGRLQPGEVRQDLTRRLAQLGERLPVLDPMQRVKLGLQLTRAGFRERRAVSAMIGIKLSCGVLFAGFAIVFSPYIPRLGEFFVIRAVAMVGAFVIGVIVPEYVLGAMIRRRRRTIAACFPDALDLLVICTMAGNSLASGVRRVARELQRICPPLADELTVCADELTLSGNVSEALAHFALRVNFSSARSLATTLTQSQRFGTPITQALRTLSRSERTEQVVALEEKAAKLAPKITVPMMLFILPTVGLIAAGPAAIRLIEVFK; translated from the coding sequence ATGACGATGTCGATGCTGGCCGCCCGCGGCCTCGAACTGCTGCTGTTGATCGCGTGCGTCGCCGCGGCGCTCGCGACGCCCGGCGGCGGCACGCGCCGGCGCATCGCCGCGCGCGTGCAGCAGGCGGCCGGACAGCGCTCGCTGTCGCTGGCGGCGGGGCGGCTGCAGCCGGGCGAGGTGCGCCAGGACCTGACGCGGCGGCTCGCGCAGCTCGGCGAGCGGCTGCCAGTGCTCGACCCGATGCAGCGTGTGAAGCTCGGGCTGCAGCTCACGCGCGCCGGCTTTCGCGAGCGCCGCGCGGTGTCGGCGATGATCGGCATCAAGCTGAGCTGCGGCGTGCTGTTCGCGGGCTTCGCGATCGTGTTCAGCCCGTACATTCCGCGGCTCGGCGAATTCTTCGTGATCCGTGCGGTGGCGATGGTCGGCGCGTTCGTGATCGGCGTGATCGTGCCCGAGTACGTGCTCGGCGCGATGATCCGGCGGCGCCGGCGCACCATCGCCGCGTGCTTTCCGGATGCGCTCGACCTGCTCGTGATCTGCACGATGGCCGGCAACAGTCTCGCATCGGGCGTGCGGCGCGTCGCCCGCGAACTCCAGCGCATCTGCCCGCCGCTCGCCGACGAGCTGACCGTGTGCGCGGACGAGCTGACGCTGAGCGGCAATGTCTCGGAGGCGCTCGCGCATTTCGCGCTGCGCGTCAATTTTTCGTCGGCGCGCTCGCTCGCCACGACGCTCACGCAATCGCAGCGATTCGGCACGCCGATCACGCAGGCACTGCGCACGCTGTCGCGCAGCGAGCGCACCGAGCAGGTCGTCGCGCTCGAGGAAAAGGCCGCGAAGCTCGCGCCGAAGATCACCGTGCCGATGATGCTGTTCATCCTGCCGACGGTCGGCCTGATCGCGGCGGGCCCGGCGGCGATCCGCCTGATCGAGGTATTCAAATGA
- a CDS encoding tetratricopeptide repeat protein has translation MTRSVIRALAFAAVLPVLAGGCAPGIQTRAALSHKSDDPQAELRIADSALSGGNVELASTLYGKVLARHPDSLAAQLGLGDVNYRAGDLERARILYEQARQQAPADLGPQLGLARVALRQRRLDEAAQRYRDLLAAQPNLPLAAQGLGTVLDLQGRHADAQAVYRDALNAHPDAQGLRIDLGLSLVLSNRPREGVNVLLDVAGLPDAPWQARQNLAFAYGVLGNTDSAKKLLSADLPASAVADNLRFYQAVRAQLAARPAAAAARPLTGAALERSVVPPAAGTTK, from the coding sequence ATGACACGATCCGTCATCCGCGCGCTGGCGTTCGCGGCCGTGCTGCCCGTGCTGGCCGGCGGCTGCGCGCCGGGCATCCAGACGAGAGCAGCGCTGTCGCACAAGAGCGACGACCCGCAGGCCGAATTGCGCATTGCCGACAGCGCGCTCTCCGGCGGCAACGTCGAGCTTGCGTCGACGCTGTACGGAAAGGTGCTCGCGCGGCATCCAGATTCGCTCGCGGCGCAGCTGGGCCTCGGCGACGTCAACTACCGGGCCGGCGATCTGGAGCGCGCGCGAATTCTCTATGAGCAGGCACGGCAACAGGCGCCGGCGGATCTCGGGCCGCAGCTGGGGCTCGCGCGCGTCGCGTTGCGCCAGCGCCGGCTCGACGAGGCCGCGCAGCGCTACCGCGACCTGCTGGCCGCGCAGCCGAACCTGCCGCTCGCGGCGCAAGGGCTCGGCACGGTGCTCGACCTGCAAGGCCGCCATGCCGACGCGCAAGCCGTGTATCGCGACGCGCTCAACGCGCATCCGGACGCGCAGGGGCTGCGCATCGACCTCGGGCTGTCGCTCGTGCTGAGCAACCGGCCGCGCGAAGGCGTGAACGTGCTGCTCGACGTGGCCGGCTTGCCCGACGCGCCGTGGCAGGCGCGCCAGAACCTCGCGTTCGCGTACGGCGTGCTCGGCAACACGGATTCGGCGAAAAAGCTGTTGTCTGCCGACCTGCCTGCGTCGGCGGTGGCCGACAACCTGCGCTTCTACCAGGCGGTGCGCGCGCAGCTCGCGGCGCGCCCGGCGGCGGCCGCCGCGCGGCCGTTGACGGGCGCGGCGCTCGAGCGGAGCGTCGTGCCTCCCGCTGCGGGGACCACAAAATGA
- a CDS encoding TadE/TadG family type IV pilus assembly protein, with product MTRGARGARHARGVVSLEFALMLPFLLMVLIGIIDVSLLLCDKAVITNASREAARAGVVLRVPMLTPTQIANVALSYTQNSLVSGGTGTVPTVAVTQANGTTAGTALTVTVTYTYSGLVLGTALSVLTGPITISASSVMLYE from the coding sequence ATGACACGCGGGGCGAGGGGCGCGCGCCACGCGCGCGGCGTCGTATCCCTCGAGTTCGCGCTGATGCTGCCGTTCCTGTTGATGGTGCTGATCGGCATCATCGACGTGAGCCTGCTGCTGTGCGACAAGGCCGTCATCACGAACGCGAGCCGCGAAGCCGCGCGGGCCGGCGTCGTGCTGCGCGTGCCGATGCTGACCCCGACGCAGATCGCCAACGTCGCGTTGAGCTACACGCAGAACAGCCTGGTCAGCGGCGGCACCGGGACGGTCCCGACCGTGGCCGTGACGCAGGCGAACGGCACGACGGCGGGCACCGCGCTGACGGTGACGGTGACCTACACGTATTCCGGGCTGGTGCTGGGTACGGCGTTGAGCGTGCTTACCGGCCCGATTACGATCTCGGCCAGCTCGGTGATGCTCTATGAATGA
- a CDS encoding TadG family pilus assembly protein has product MNDAADTRCTGPASERGSVALFFLMFLIPLLSFGALAIDIAWVATVRNQLQNAADAAALAAADAMMSPTGGPLNWSQAAPAANGVIARNSAAGAALATGTVTTGYWNVTRNPASMQPTTITPGAYDVPAVQVTVSRAPGVNGGSIPLLLGGLLGVPGTSGSATAIAVLAAPGGVAAGGLFPIAIDQCVYNQYWNAATNQPLINPLTGQPYEFSITNGQTYGALCMGGQWTSFQSTATDTTTMGGLMVTGNPTTLNIGDTINLATGVKATLYTSVPVGATVVLPVVTQTSSSTSVPIVAFAAFHIDVSLGGTYKYIQGHFVAGVKLTGVATGVGPYYGVYVPPRLAL; this is encoded by the coding sequence ATGAATGACGCAGCCGACACGCGATGCACCGGCCCCGCGTCCGAGCGAGGCTCCGTCGCGCTGTTCTTCCTGATGTTCCTGATTCCGCTGCTGTCGTTCGGCGCGCTGGCGATCGACATCGCGTGGGTCGCCACCGTGCGCAACCAGCTTCAGAACGCCGCCGACGCGGCCGCGCTCGCGGCGGCCGATGCGATGATGTCGCCGACCGGCGGCCCGCTGAACTGGTCGCAGGCCGCGCCGGCGGCGAACGGCGTGATCGCGCGGAATTCGGCGGCGGGCGCGGCGCTGGCGACGGGCACGGTGACGACCGGGTACTGGAACGTGACGCGCAACCCGGCGTCGATGCAGCCGACCACGATCACGCCCGGCGCGTACGACGTGCCGGCGGTGCAGGTCACGGTGTCGCGCGCGCCGGGCGTCAACGGCGGCTCGATCCCGTTGCTGCTCGGCGGGCTGCTCGGTGTGCCCGGCACATCCGGCAGCGCGACCGCGATCGCGGTGCTGGCCGCGCCCGGCGGGGTGGCGGCGGGCGGCCTCTTTCCGATCGCGATCGACCAGTGCGTGTACAACCAGTACTGGAATGCGGCGACCAACCAGCCGCTGATCAATCCGCTGACGGGCCAGCCGTACGAGTTCTCGATCACCAACGGCCAGACCTATGGCGCGCTGTGCATGGGCGGTCAGTGGACGTCGTTCCAGTCGACCGCGACCGACACGACGACGATGGGCGGGCTGATGGTGACCGGCAACCCGACGACGCTCAATATCGGCGACACCATCAATCTCGCCACCGGCGTGAAGGCGACGCTCTACACGTCGGTGCCGGTCGGCGCGACGGTCGTGCTGCCGGTCGTCACGCAGACCTCGAGCAGCACCTCCGTGCCGATCGTCGCGTTCGCCGCGTTCCACATCGACGTGTCGCTCGGCGGCACGTACAAGTACATCCAGGGCCACTTCGTTGCCGGCGTGAAGCTCACGGGTGTCGCGACCGGCGTCGGGCCGTACTACGGCGTGTACGTGCCGCCGCGGCTCGCGTTGTGA
- a CDS encoding glycosyltransferase family 87 protein, with amino-acid sequence MDISSQSLRSAPRAVGEWLTPRRLVLYSAMMLVFYALFIAVWTTVVRHGGAVARPGADFSVFWSASYVMLHGTPAQAYDFSSFSRLTAELFTHFRRDSFAPWLYPPTYLLLVTPLALLPFALGYPLFVAFGVVVLGLAASRVSGLGSMAAAGRAATLALAAAPCVFVTATLGQNAFLTASCAALAVHWAARRPMWAGLCIGLLSVKPQMALLFPFVLIAARAWRTIAWAALATGTFVALSILVCGVESLRLFVASTGLARSIVLEHGVVFWLVSPTPFATFRLAGVPLAAAYAAHACIAVIAIAAACVAWARSRDTRVRAAVLTVATLAANPYVWHYELAWLAVAIACMLAIGWRDGWLRGEQTAIALLWALPIVEYLNPWLEWPQIGPAVTLFALLVLLRRARHDVHHVHDAHNASRGGTYTP; translated from the coding sequence TTGGACATTTCCAGCCAATCGCTACGCTCGGCGCCGCGCGCCGTCGGCGAGTGGCTCACGCCGCGGCGCCTCGTCCTGTACAGCGCAATGATGCTGGTGTTCTACGCGCTGTTCATCGCGGTCTGGACGACCGTCGTTCGGCACGGCGGCGCCGTGGCGCGCCCCGGCGCCGACTTCTCGGTGTTCTGGTCCGCGTCGTACGTGATGCTGCACGGTACGCCTGCGCAGGCTTACGATTTCTCGTCGTTCTCGCGGCTGACGGCCGAGCTGTTCACCCACTTTCGTCGTGACAGCTTCGCGCCGTGGCTGTACCCGCCCACCTATCTGCTGCTCGTGACGCCGCTGGCGCTGCTGCCCTTTGCGCTCGGCTATCCGCTGTTCGTCGCGTTCGGCGTGGTCGTGCTCGGCCTCGCGGCATCGCGCGTATCCGGCCTCGGCTCGATGGCCGCCGCAGGGCGCGCCGCGACGCTCGCACTGGCCGCCGCACCGTGCGTGTTCGTCACCGCGACGCTCGGGCAGAACGCATTCCTGACCGCCTCCTGCGCGGCGCTGGCCGTCCACTGGGCCGCCCGCAGGCCGATGTGGGCCGGCCTCTGCATCGGCCTGCTGTCGGTCAAGCCGCAGATGGCGTTGCTGTTCCCGTTCGTGCTGATCGCGGCGCGCGCGTGGCGCACGATCGCATGGGCCGCGCTCGCCACGGGCACGTTCGTCGCGTTGAGCATCCTGGTCTGCGGGGTCGAGTCGCTGCGCCTGTTCGTCGCCAGCACGGGGCTCGCGCGCTCGATCGTCCTCGAACACGGTGTCGTGTTCTGGCTCGTGTCGCCGACGCCGTTCGCGACGTTCCGCCTCGCGGGCGTCCCGCTCGCCGCCGCCTATGCCGCACACGCGTGTATCGCCGTGATCGCGATCGCAGCCGCCTGCGTCGCGTGGGCACGGTCACGCGATACCCGCGTGCGTGCGGCCGTGCTGACGGTCGCGACGCTCGCGGCCAACCCGTACGTTTGGCACTACGAACTCGCGTGGCTCGCGGTCGCGATCGCGTGCATGCTGGCGATCGGCTGGCGCGACGGTTGGCTGCGTGGCGAACAGACCGCGATCGCGCTGCTGTGGGCGCTGCCGATCGTCGAATACCTGAACCCGTGGCTGGAGTGGCCGCAGATCGGCCCGGCCGTGACCCTCTTCGCGCTGCTCGTGCTGCTGCGGCGCGCGCGGCACGACGTTCACCACGTTCACGACGCTCACAACGCGAGCCGCGGCGGCACGTACACGCCGTAG
- a CDS encoding glycosyltransferase family 2 protein, which produces MSTQARKPLISLVVPFHDEEETIDAFFAETLPILESVAVVRFEIVCINDGSRDRTLDRLLAIAAGDARVHVVDLTRRFGKEAALTAGLDEAAGAAVILIDADLQDPPALIPAMIERWRGGAEVVAAKRTDRLCDPYLQRAAAALYYRVHNALSEVEMPENVGDFRLMDREVVDALRALPERRRFMKGLFAWVGFRTEIIEYTRAPRSGGRSKFSGWRRWNFALEGITSFSTVPLRVWTYVGITFAMLSLVYGAFIVVRTLLFGNPVHGYPSLISVVLFVGGIQLIGIGVIGEYLGRIYHESKQRPVYLVRRRYRAERDAAAQPASKLLQFPLKRTHAARRRTTIPAAAGLAARKASFK; this is translated from the coding sequence ATGTCCACGCAAGCCAGGAAGCCGCTGATCTCGCTCGTCGTGCCGTTTCATGACGAAGAGGAAACGATCGACGCGTTCTTTGCCGAAACGCTGCCCATTCTGGAGTCGGTCGCCGTGGTGCGCTTCGAGATCGTCTGCATCAACGACGGCAGCCGCGATCGCACGCTCGACCGGCTGCTCGCGATCGCCGCCGGCGACGCGCGCGTGCACGTCGTGGATCTCACGCGCCGCTTCGGCAAGGAAGCGGCGCTCACCGCGGGCCTCGACGAGGCGGCCGGCGCCGCGGTGATCCTGATCGACGCCGACCTGCAGGACCCGCCCGCGCTGATTCCCGCGATGATCGAACGCTGGCGCGGCGGCGCCGAGGTCGTCGCCGCGAAACGCACCGACCGGCTGTGCGATCCCTACCTGCAGCGCGCGGCGGCGGCGCTCTACTATCGCGTGCACAACGCGCTGTCCGAGGTGGAGATGCCGGAAAACGTCGGCGATTTCCGCCTGATGGATCGCGAGGTCGTCGACGCGTTGCGCGCGCTGCCTGAGCGGCGGCGGTTCATGAAGGGGCTGTTCGCGTGGGTCGGCTTTCGCACCGAGATCATCGAATACACGCGTGCGCCGCGCAGCGGCGGCCGCTCGAAGTTCTCCGGGTGGCGGCGCTGGAATTTCGCGCTGGAAGGCATCACGAGCTTCAGCACGGTGCCGCTGCGCGTGTGGACCTACGTCGGCATCACGTTCGCGATGCTGTCGCTCGTGTACGGCGCGTTCATCGTCGTGCGCACGCTGTTGTTCGGCAATCCGGTGCACGGCTACCCGTCGCTGATTTCCGTCGTGCTGTTCGTCGGCGGCATCCAGCTGATCGGCATCGGCGTGATCGGCGAATACCTCGGCCGGATCTATCACGAGTCGAAGCAGCGTCCCGTCTATCTCGTCAGACGGCGCTATCGGGCCGAGCGGGACGCCGCCGCGCAGCCCGCATCGAAGCTGCTGCAGTTCCCGCTCAAGCGCACGCACGCGGCCCGCCGCCGGACGACGATACCGGCCGCCGCCGGCCTCGCCGCCCGCAAGGCGTCGTTCAAGTAA
- a CDS encoding phage protein NinX family protein, translating to MQVHDLTGAPLDFWVAMAEDLGAPRVDAGGCTIIREPDGTPVPYAPSSSWADGGPLVERVPFGAFERDGGHGAWRAVLHRAVPAAGERCTFNQSGPTLLIAAMRTLVASTFGDDVPDLDMSKPR from the coding sequence GTGCAAGTTCACGATCTGACAGGTGCGCCGCTCGATTTCTGGGTGGCGATGGCGGAAGACCTCGGCGCGCCGCGCGTCGACGCCGGTGGCTGCACGATCATTCGCGAGCCGGACGGCACGCCGGTGCCGTACGCGCCGTCGTCTTCATGGGCAGACGGCGGCCCGCTCGTCGAGCGTGTGCCGTTCGGCGCGTTCGAACGCGACGGCGGGCACGGCGCATGGCGCGCGGTGCTGCATCGCGCGGTGCCGGCGGCGGGCGAGCGCTGCACGTTCAACCAGTCGGGGCCGACGCTGCTGATCGCCGCGATGCGCACGCTGGTCGCGTCGACGTTCGGCGACGACGTGCCCGATCTCGACATGTCGAAGCCGCGCTGA
- a CDS encoding ABC transporter substrate-binding protein, producing MTSPSAPARRRALLRVAALAAAPLAGAAALPARAAGPDLSNVTLVLGDQAGGLRALAEAARVLDGVPYRFRWANFQGAAPLFEAQRAGAIDLAPAGDLPVLTAALGDPALRIVATRVGSPTSLGIVVQPDSPVRTVADLKGRTVVVSSARGSISQYQLYGALREHGLAPGDVDVRFVLPVDAFAAFEAKQIGIWATFDPYYGNVVRRGARIVRDGSGINSGLAFLTSPVDTLDDRSKRAALSDVLARLTRAGQWALAHPADYATVYASLTRLPRDAAADIARRAALAQRGVTAADIDVLQRVADRAAADTILPKRVDVASIAVRNLSAA from the coding sequence ATGACTTCGCCCTCCGCCCCTGCCCGCCGCCGCGCGTTGCTGCGTGTGGCCGCCCTCGCCGCCGCACCGCTTGCGGGCGCCGCCGCCCTGCCCGCCCGCGCGGCCGGCCCCGACCTGTCGAACGTCACGCTGGTGCTCGGCGATCAGGCCGGCGGCCTGCGTGCGCTGGCCGAGGCCGCGCGTGTGCTCGACGGCGTGCCGTACCGGTTTCGCTGGGCGAATTTCCAGGGTGCCGCGCCGCTGTTCGAAGCGCAGCGCGCGGGCGCGATCGATCTCGCGCCGGCCGGCGACCTGCCCGTGCTGACGGCCGCGCTCGGCGATCCGGCGCTGCGGATCGTCGCGACGCGCGTGGGCTCACCCACGTCGCTCGGCATCGTCGTGCAGCCCGATTCGCCGGTGCGCACGGTCGCCGACCTGAAGGGGCGCACCGTCGTCGTGTCGTCGGCGCGCGGCAGCATCTCGCAATATCAGCTGTACGGCGCGCTGCGCGAACACGGCCTCGCACCGGGCGATGTTGACGTGCGCTTCGTGCTGCCGGTCGACGCGTTCGCCGCATTCGAGGCGAAGCAGATCGGCATCTGGGCGACCTTCGATCCTTACTACGGCAACGTCGTGCGACGCGGCGCGCGCATCGTTCGCGACGGCAGCGGGATCAATTCGGGGCTCGCGTTCCTCACGTCGCCGGTCGACACGCTCGACGATCGATCGAAGCGCGCGGCGCTATCGGACGTGCTCGCGCGGCTCACGCGTGCCGGCCAGTGGGCGCTCGCGCATCCGGCTGACTACGCGACCGTCTACGCATCGCTCACGCGCCTGCCGCGCGACGCGGCCGCCGATATCGCGCGCCGGGCGGCGCTCGCGCAGCGCGGCGTCACCGCCGCGGACATCGACGTGCTGCAACGCGTCGCCGATCGCGCGGCCGCGGATACGATCCTGCCGAAGCGCGTCGACGTCGCGTCGATCGCGGTACGCAACCTGTCGGCCGCGTAA
- a CDS encoding LysR family transcriptional regulator encodes MNPLEFRHVRAFLSVAQHLHFARAADALDMAPPALTRQIQEAERLLGVRLFQRSRRAVTLTAAGVAFLAEASAAFEHLQRGRELAMLAERGELGRIEIGYVSSAVYSGALQRTVGAFRAAHPRIDLNLREVPMDDVAKQLDAGRLDLAYVRPPLPLPGALRIVTLQRDVFVAAVPADSRYASMTAVRAADLADARFAVPEQERGTLEVARRGRFAPVIAARPGGLLAVLACVSVNGWVAVIPDALAGCVSLPGVVYRPIAGKPITSELALAHRRFEKAPAVRAFLRTVPARA; translated from the coding sequence ATGAATCCGCTCGAATTCCGTCATGTGCGCGCGTTCCTGAGCGTCGCGCAGCATCTGCATTTCGCTCGCGCGGCCGACGCGCTCGACATGGCGCCGCCTGCGCTCACGCGGCAGATCCAGGAGGCCGAGCGGCTGCTCGGCGTGCGGCTGTTCCAGCGCTCGCGCCGCGCGGTCACGCTGACGGCGGCAGGCGTTGCGTTTCTCGCGGAGGCGAGCGCCGCGTTCGAGCATCTGCAGCGCGGCCGCGAACTCGCGATGCTGGCCGAGCGCGGCGAACTCGGCCGGATCGAAATCGGCTATGTGTCGTCGGCCGTCTATTCGGGCGCGCTGCAACGCACGGTCGGTGCGTTTCGCGCCGCGCATCCGCGCATCGACCTGAACCTGCGGGAAGTGCCGATGGACGACGTCGCGAAGCAGCTCGACGCGGGCCGGCTCGATCTCGCATACGTGCGCCCGCCGTTGCCGCTGCCGGGCGCGCTGCGGATCGTCACGCTGCAGCGCGACGTGTTCGTCGCGGCCGTGCCGGCCGATTCGCGCTACGCGTCGATGACTGCCGTGCGCGCCGCCGATCTCGCCGACGCACGCTTCGCGGTGCCCGAGCAGGAGCGCGGCACGCTCGAAGTCGCACGCCGCGGCCGCTTCGCGCCCGTGATCGCCGCGCGGCCGGGCGGCTTGCTCGCGGTGCTCGCGTGCGTGTCGGTCAACGGCTGGGTCGCCGTGATTCCGGATGCGCTCGCCGGCTGCGTGTCGTTGCCGGGCGTCGTGTACCGGCCGATCGCCGGCAAGCCGATCACGTCCGAACTCGCGCTCGCGCACCGGCGCTTCGAGAAGGCGCCCGCGGTACGCGCGTTCCTGCGCACCGTCCCCGCGCGAGCCTAG
- a CDS encoding RNA-guided endonuclease InsQ/TnpB family protein: MILVYRYRVKSFNGLLNKQSRAVNYVWNFCNDTQKHALKWSKKWPTGFDLNVLTTGSSKELGIHSGTINATCEQYAKSRSQHRRPYLRYRGKKSLGWVPLKGRDLKREGDAFRFAGNTFRVFNSRPLPEGKIKDGSNFAQDARGNWFLNIVIEMPDVQARPIRSGVGIDLGLKDFATLSTGEKLPNDRFGRRAAEKLAKAQRARKHKRHIAKLHAKVANARADFQHKLALDLVRRFDYIAVGNVSAVKLARTRMAKSVYDASWSSFRNKLRYKAIAHGATFEEVDESGSTQSCSSCGSKDSTTRPKGIAGLRIREWACSDCGVEHDRDTNAALNILRCGRASPGVGITCL, encoded by the coding sequence ATGATTCTTGTCTACCGCTACCGGGTGAAGTCGTTCAACGGACTGCTCAACAAGCAGAGCCGTGCGGTGAACTACGTCTGGAACTTCTGCAATGACACGCAGAAGCACGCGCTCAAGTGGAGCAAAAAGTGGCCGACCGGCTTTGATCTGAACGTGCTGACGACGGGGAGCAGCAAGGAACTCGGCATCCACTCCGGCACGATCAACGCGACGTGCGAGCAATACGCGAAGTCGCGCAGTCAGCATCGTCGGCCCTACCTGCGCTATCGGGGCAAAAAGTCTCTTGGCTGGGTGCCGCTGAAGGGGCGTGACCTGAAGCGCGAAGGTGATGCGTTTCGCTTCGCTGGCAACACCTTTCGCGTGTTCAACAGCCGCCCACTTCCCGAAGGCAAGATCAAGGATGGGAGCAACTTTGCGCAGGATGCGCGTGGCAACTGGTTTCTCAACATCGTGATCGAGATGCCCGATGTGCAGGCCCGCCCAATCCGTTCCGGCGTCGGCATCGATCTCGGCCTGAAAGACTTCGCCACACTTTCGACCGGCGAGAAGCTGCCCAATGACCGATTCGGTCGACGAGCGGCGGAAAAGCTGGCGAAAGCGCAACGGGCGCGCAAGCACAAGCGGCATATCGCGAAGTTGCACGCCAAGGTCGCGAATGCCCGTGCCGATTTCCAGCATAAGCTCGCGCTCGATCTGGTGCGGCGTTTCGATTACATCGCGGTCGGCAACGTGTCGGCCGTAAAACTCGCCAGAACCAGGATGGCGAAGAGCGTCTACGACGCATCCTGGTCGTCCTTCCGAAACAAGCTCCGTTACAAAGCGATCGCGCACGGGGCCACGTTCGAGGAAGTGGACGAAAGCGGTTCTACCCAGTCCTGTTCGTCGTGCGGATCGAAAGACAGCACGACGCGGCCGAAAGGTATCGCGGGACTGCGAATAAGAGAATGGGCCTGCAGTGATTGTGGTGTCGAGCATGATCGTGATACCAACGCTGCGCTGAACATTCTCCGATGCGGACGTGCATCGCCAGGTGTGGGAATCACCTGCCTTTAG